A genomic region of uncultured Roseibium sp. contains the following coding sequences:
- a CDS encoding ABC transporter ATP-binding protein, giving the protein MLVLNDISKQFGGVRAVSDVSFEVAAGEVRGLIGPNGAGKTTLINLISGLLTPSSGTMSLEGDILDGTGAAARTRKGIARTFQNLRIFENLSVGQNIEVAQITARSEGHEDSSAVGEAVERFDLAGRLHMPANALSYGHLRRLEIVRALALNPKVLMLDEPAAGMNEQETHELAEALDWVKTRFGCATLVIDHDLKFIMTLCDRITVLNMGAVIAEGTPREITNNQDVIDAYLGEDHSNAA; this is encoded by the coding sequence ATGCTCGTGCTCAATGACATTTCGAAACAGTTTGGTGGCGTCAGAGCCGTCAGCGATGTCAGTTTCGAGGTGGCAGCGGGCGAAGTGCGCGGCCTGATCGGTCCCAACGGGGCCGGAAAGACCACCCTGATCAACCTGATTTCCGGGCTCCTGACGCCGTCCAGCGGCACCATGTCCCTTGAGGGCGACATTCTGGACGGGACAGGTGCGGCTGCCAGAACCCGCAAGGGAATTGCCCGCACGTTCCAGAACCTGCGCATCTTTGAAAACCTCTCGGTCGGACAGAACATCGAGGTTGCCCAGATCACCGCCCGGTCCGAAGGACACGAGGACAGTTCCGCCGTCGGTGAGGCTGTCGAGCGGTTCGACCTTGCAGGCAGACTGCACATGCCGGCGAACGCGCTTTCCTACGGTCATCTCCGGCGGCTGGAAATCGTGCGCGCGCTGGCGCTCAACCCCAAGGTTCTGATGCTCGACGAACCGGCAGCCGGAATGAACGAACAGGAGACACACGAGCTGGCCGAAGCACTCGACTGGGTCAAGACCCGCTTCGGCTGCGCCACACTGGTCATCGATCACGATCTCAAATTCATCATGACGCTCTGCGACAGGATCACGGTCCTGAACATGGGAGCCGTGATCGCTGAAGGAACGCCCCGAGAGATAACAAACAACCAGGACGTCATAGATGCCTATCTGGGCGAGGACCATTCCAATGCCGCGTGA